Part of the Chryseobacterium sp. 7 genome is shown below.
ATTTTAAACAACCAGAAAAAATGGAGAAATATTAATGATATTAATTTTACACCGGATATCTTTATCAATGGATATCAATACCCTATTGAATATGACAGAGCAGATTTGGAATATTTCATATCTGAGATGATGGGATAAATATTAAACTATGAAAAAGCTATTATTTTTATTATTGGGAACATTTATTTGTTTTTCCCAAAGTAACAGATTTATCTATGAAGTAACTTCTAAAAAAGATTCTACTTCTCAGAATCTGATAAAAGAGAATTTTAATCTTGATACTACACCTAATGATATAGCTTATTACAATAGACTTTATTATGTAAATGATTCAATATTTTCAGTTAAAAATCAATATGGATACAAAGGTTATAAGCTGACTTCATTTCTGATAAAAAAAAATAATAGCAATGAATATCAGAATTATGAATATATAGGAGATGTAAATTTCTATAAGATTAATGAAAAGGCAGAGCAGCATTGGGAAATTTCAGACAGTACCAAAACATTCGGAGGTTATCCTGTTCAAAAAGCTGTAACAGAGTTTGGAGGAAGAAGTTGGGTGGCGTGGTTCACCAAAGATATCCCGATCCCTTACGGTCCCTATAAATTTAATGGCTTGCCTGGATTGATCATGGAGCTTTATGATGCTAAAAAAGAATATTACTTTAAAGTCATCAAAAGCGGGAAAATTCCTGAGAATTATAAACGGATTTCGTTAGAGAATTCTATTTCCAGGGCTATTCCTGTAGATCATGCTAAATTGAATAAATTAAGATTGGAATTGTATGATAATCCTTTCAAATATATAATGAACGGAAGACTAACTCTTCCTGAAGGAAAAAAATTACAGCTTGATGACGGAACCATTCTTACAAAAGAGGAACTGAAACCTGCAGAAGCCAACGAAAGAAAAAAATTAAAAGCCTTTAATAATCCTATAGAATTGGATAAAGCTGTAAAATATCCTTGATGAATGTGTAAAAAGAATCCCTTTCAGAACTTCTGAAAGGGATTTTGTTAGATATAAATTTGATATTTATAGATTGTTCAGGATAAAATCCGTCATTTTCTGATACAACTGAGGTCTTGTCTGCCCACCATAAATTCCGTGGTTTTTATCAGGATAAGCCATGAAATCAAACTGTTTTTTGTTTTGAATCAAAGCTTCAGAGAATTCCATAGAGTTCTGGAAGTGAACATTATCATCAGCGGTTCCGTGGATTAATAGGAATTTTCCTTTCAACAGATTGGCATATTCTGTTGGTGAGTTTTTATCATATCCATCAGGGTTTTCCTGAGGGGTTCTCATAAATCTTTCGGTGTATACAGAGTCATAATATCTCCAGTTGGTTACCGGTGCTACAGCAATTCCCACTTTGAAAACATCAGCACCTTTAGTCATTGCTAAGCTGGTCATATAACCACCGAAGCTCCATCCAAACATTCCGATTCTGCTCTTATCAACATAAGACTGGTTCCCGAACCACTTTGCAGCAGTAATCTGATCTTCAATCTCATATTTTCCTAAGTTCATATAGGTTACTTTCTTGTATTTTGCTCCTTTATAGCCGGTTCCGCGTCCGTCTACACACGCTACAATATATCCTTTTTGTACAAGGTGGTTGAACCACATTGCATTCCCATTATCCCATGAGTTAGCAACCTGCTGAGATCCCGGTCCTGAATACTGGAACATAAACAGAGGATATTTTTTATTCGGATCAAAGTTTTTAGGTTTCATGATCCAGGCATTCATCTGATCACCTACAGCATTTGGAATGGTGATGAATTCTTTCTCAACAAAATTATCCGTTTTTAATTTCTGCAACTGATCATTGTTGTTCTGAAGCTCTTTCACCGCTTTTCCGTTTCCGTCTTTCAAAACATATGTGTATGGTCTTGCAGCGGTAGAAGAAGTTTCAATGAAATAATTATAGTTTTTGCTGAAATTGGCAGAATTGTTTCCTTCTGCATTAGAGATCAGCTGAGATTTTCCGTTTTCAATATTTACTTTGGAAACTACCTTATTAATACTTCCTTTTTCAGTAGTCTGAACGTAAATTTCTTTGGATTTTGGATTAAAACCATAATAATCCGTTACCTCCCAGTTTCCTTTTGTGATCTGTTTTTTAAGCTTACCATCTTTGTCATACCAGTAAAGGTGGCGGTTTCCGTCTCTTTCAGAAGACCAAAGGAAAGAATCATCCTCAAGGAACTCTAGAGTAGGGCTGTCTGTATCAATCCACTTATCATCTGTTTCGGTGAATAATTTCTGAACAGCTCCTGTTTTAGTATTTACTTTTAAAATATCTGAAGCATTCTGAATTCTTTCAGAAGTTATTAAAACAATTTCATCAGGCTTTGCAGTCTGGAATACATTCG
Proteins encoded:
- a CDS encoding GLPGLI family protein, which translates into the protein MKKLLFLLLGTFICFSQSNRFIYEVTSKKDSTSQNLIKENFNLDTTPNDIAYYNRLYYVNDSIFSVKNQYGYKGYKLTSFLIKKNNSNEYQNYEYIGDVNFYKINEKAEQHWEISDSTKTFGGYPVQKAVTEFGGRSWVAWFTKDIPIPYGPYKFNGLPGLIMELYDAKKEYYFKVIKSGKIPENYKRISLENSISRAIPVDHAKLNKLRLELYDNPFKYIMNGRLTLPEGKKLQLDDGTILTKEELKPAEANERKKLKAFNNPIELDKAVKYP
- a CDS encoding S9 family peptidase, whose amino-acid sequence is MKKLLLTLTVAAVFQNVSAQEITLDKIYSGYYRGKGIAGITSMKNGENYLVIEPSGIAKYSYKTSQKEGNLVDGKFESYIFSDDESKILLQTGSQPIYRHSFLGKFDVKDLKSGKVISLNEGKTVQEPTFSPDATKVAFISDNNLFYQDLASGKITQITTDGKKNAILNGLADWVYEEEFGHARQYEWTKNSDAIVFVKSDESQVPEIYIPIYGKSLYPAEMRYKYPKAGEKNSVVSAQLYRLDNGKTMQLNLGSFKNYYIPNVFQTAKPDEIVLITSERIQNASDILKVNTKTGAVQKLFTETDDKWIDTDSPTLEFLEDDSFLWSSERDGNRHLYWYDKDGKLKKQITKGNWEVTDYYGFNPKSKEIYVQTTEKGSINKVVSKVNIENGKSQLISNAEGNNSANFSKNYNYFIETSSTAARPYTYVLKDGNGKAVKELQNNNDQLQKLKTDNFVEKEFITIPNAVGDQMNAWIMKPKNFDPNKKYPLFMFQYSGPGSQQVANSWDNGNAMWFNHLVQKGYIVACVDGRGTGYKGAKYKKVTYMNLGKYEIEDQITAAKWFGNQSYVDKSRIGMFGWSFGGYMTSLAMTKGADVFKVGIAVAPVTNWRYYDSVYTERFMRTPQENPDGYDKNSPTEYANLLKGKFLLIHGTADDNVHFQNSMEFSEALIQNKKQFDFMAYPDKNHGIYGGQTRPQLYQKMTDFILNNL